In a single window of the uncultured Dysgonomonas sp. genome:
- a CDS encoding MarR family winged helix-turn-helix transcriptional regulator, giving the protein MCIITKIKNIQKILYRLEKVFLENNGITLNEAIIIYSLPETRSSCAGYLSGQLDVSNSRTSKILSSLEQQEYIIRTMGQADKRQMLFSLTEKGLEKKKEIQRSEGEYRELIKSLAKFMD; this is encoded by the coding sequence ATGTGCATAATTACAAAAATAAAGAATATACAGAAAATACTTTATAGACTCGAAAAAGTGTTTTTAGAAAACAATGGCATCACATTAAATGAAGCTATTATTATATATTCTTTGCCCGAAACAAGAAGCTCCTGTGCGGGTTATCTGTCCGGCCAGCTTGACGTATCGAACTCCCGGACATCTAAAATTCTGAGTAGCTTAGAGCAGCAGGAATATATTATAAGGACAATGGGACAAGCCGATAAAAGGCAGATGCTTTTTTCATTAACGGAAAAGGGACTGGAGAAAAAGAAAGAAATACAGAGATCTGAAGGTGAATATAGAGAACTTATTAAGTCATTGGCTAAGTTTATGGACTAA
- a CDS encoding TrkA family potassium uptake protein, with product MKYIIVGLGVFGSSLAEKLASQGNEVIGVDTKMQRVNELKDKITHVACLNVTDAAAVETLPLKNTDVVIVCIGEDQGANIMATAMFKNLNVKRLIGRSLNPLQENVLQAIGVHEIVRPEEETAERWAKKLTLRGMVDSFELNENYSMVEIVVPDILVGKTIEEIGFRKEYNMLVLTVIKNVEKKSIIGKTRVVADVQGIPTPDTMLEKNDILVVYGSNKDIKQFISKNKNHK from the coding sequence ATGAAATATATTATTGTCGGACTCGGTGTATTCGGTTCTTCACTTGCTGAGAAGTTAGCATCACAGGGCAATGAGGTAATCGGAGTAGATACAAAGATGCAACGGGTAAATGAACTGAAAGATAAAATAACACATGTTGCATGTTTGAATGTAACAGATGCTGCTGCAGTAGAAACATTACCCTTGAAGAATACAGATGTGGTCATTGTCTGTATAGGAGAAGATCAAGGTGCTAATATAATGGCGACAGCCATGTTTAAAAACCTGAATGTAAAACGGCTTATAGGAAGATCTCTTAATCCTCTGCAAGAAAATGTTTTACAGGCAATCGGCGTACATGAGATTGTCCGGCCGGAAGAAGAAACCGCAGAAAGATGGGCCAAGAAACTAACGCTTCGGGGAATGGTAGATTCTTTTGAGTTAAATGAGAATTACAGCATGGTAGAGATTGTAGTGCCGGATATTCTTGTTGGAAAGACAATCGAAGAAATCGGTTTTCGTAAGGAATATAATATGCTCGTGTTGACTGTTATCAAAAATGTAGAAAAGAAGAGCATAATAGGGAAAACCAGAGTTGTTGCCGACGTTCAAGGTATACCAACACCCGATACCATGTTAGAAAAAAATGATATCTTGGTTGTTTATGGATCTAACAAAGATATTAAACAGTTTATAAGCAAGAACAAAAATCATAAATAG
- the istA gene encoding IS21 family transposase, whose translation MLKLRQVIRLYNQGKGTKAIAGMLFISRNTIKKYLHIFLSSGLSYEAFSGMSDLELSQKFLVAAHPEKSQRQVDLEALLPGICRELKRKGVTKEMLYRQYIEKYPEGYGISRFCGFIRLYLAQHRPVMHIEHKAGDKMYIDFTGQKLHLDNGDGTKTETEVFVAILGCSQLTYVEAVASQKKEDLIRACENALIYFEGAPLVVVPDNLRAAVTKGSKYEAVLNESFACFAEHYSMTVLPARAYKPRDKSLVEGAVKLVYKTIFTKLDKRIFYDLSSLNAAIRVALEIHNNTPMYKREYSRRQQFEEIERDVLQDLNPIRYELKEQAQLTVWKNGYIRLGVDTHYYSVPYKYIGKTVKVLYTSQSVEVYYRHELIAQHVRNRRKYQYTTNTEHLASQHQFLTEWSAEKFISQAMDIHEDVAEYIAKVLEEKTYPEQAYKSCSGILSFSRRVGNERLIDACRCAQAFGQYGYRVIEEILNKRLDKLKLEDEAARIPNHKNIRGKDYYQ comes from the coding sequence ATGTTAAAACTACGACAAGTAATCCGTCTTTATAATCAGGGCAAAGGCACCAAAGCCATTGCCGGAATGTTGTTTATCTCACGCAATACCATTAAGAAGTACCTGCACATATTCCTTAGTTCAGGTCTTAGTTACGAAGCCTTTTCAGGGATGAGCGATCTGGAGTTATCCCAGAAGTTTCTGGTTGCCGCCCATCCTGAGAAGAGCCAGCGTCAAGTAGATCTGGAGGCTCTGCTTCCGGGTATATGCAGGGAACTCAAGCGTAAGGGCGTTACTAAAGAGATGCTCTACAGGCAGTATATAGAGAAGTACCCTGAAGGTTACGGCATCTCCCGCTTTTGCGGTTTTATCCGGTTGTATTTAGCCCAGCATCGTCCTGTTATGCACATCGAACATAAAGCCGGCGACAAGATGTATATCGACTTTACAGGTCAAAAGCTACATCTGGATAATGGAGACGGGACCAAGACAGAGACGGAAGTCTTTGTTGCTATTCTGGGATGTAGCCAACTCACTTATGTGGAAGCAGTAGCCAGCCAGAAGAAAGAAGACCTGATACGGGCCTGTGAGAACGCTCTGATCTATTTTGAGGGCGCACCTTTGGTGGTTGTACCCGATAACTTGAGAGCAGCCGTAACCAAGGGCAGTAAATACGAAGCGGTGTTGAACGAGTCCTTCGCCTGCTTTGCGGAGCATTACTCGATGACAGTCCTTCCGGCAAGGGCTTACAAACCACGGGACAAGTCCCTGGTGGAAGGTGCGGTAAAACTGGTATATAAAACAATCTTTACCAAGCTGGACAAGCGTATCTTCTATGACCTGTCTTCATTGAACGCTGCTATCCGGGTCGCCCTGGAGATACACAACAACACACCTATGTATAAACGGGAGTACAGCCGCAGACAACAGTTCGAAGAGATTGAGCGTGATGTGTTGCAGGACCTGAACCCGATCCGCTATGAGCTGAAAGAACAGGCTCAGCTTACTGTCTGGAAGAACGGATATATACGCTTAGGAGTGGATACCCATTATTACAGCGTCCCCTATAAATATATCGGAAAAACAGTCAAAGTCCTTTATACTTCGCAGTCAGTAGAGGTTTACTACCGGCATGAACTCATTGCCCAACATGTGCGTAACAGACGTAAATACCAATATACGACCAACACGGAACATCTGGCCTCCCAACACCAGTTCCTGACCGAGTGGTCTGCCGAGAAGTTTATATCCCAGGCTATGGATATACATGAGGATGTGGCTGAGTATATAGCCAAAGTGCTGGAGGAAAAAACATACCCTGAGCAGGCCTACAAGTCTTGTTCAGGCATACTAAGTTTCTCCAGGCGGGTGGGTAACGAACGCCTGATAGATGCCTGCCGCTGTGCCCAAGCCTTCGGGCAATACGGATACAGGGTAATAGAAGAGATCCTGAACAAGCGTCTGGATAAGCTAAAACTGGAGGATGAAGCTGCACGCATACCCAATCATAAAAATATCAGGGGCAAAGACTATTATCAGTAA
- a CDS encoding rhodanese-like domain-containing protein, with amino-acid sequence MFKRNKKNKNKINNMAGFLSRLLGLEDKADFKVLLENGAILLDVRTKEEYKQGAATNSVNIPLDSLNSNLSKLKKDKPIIAICASGMRSRSAVTLLKNKGFQKVYNGGSWFNFNE; translated from the coding sequence ATTTTTAAAAGAAATAAAAAAAACAAAAATAAAATAAATAATATGGCGGGATTTCTTAGCAGATTACTCGGATTGGAGGACAAAGCTGATTTTAAAGTTCTCTTAGAGAATGGAGCTATACTTCTGGATGTCCGAACAAAAGAAGAATATAAACAGGGAGCAGCAACAAACTCAGTCAATATTCCTCTGGATAGTTTGAATAGTAATTTATCGAAACTAAAAAAAGATAAACCGATTATTGCTATATGCGCCAGTGGTATGCGTAGTCGCAGTGCGGTGACTCTCTTAAAGAATAAAGGTTTTCAGAAAGTATATAATGGCGGAAGCTGGTTTAATTTTAATGAGTAA
- a CDS encoding winged helix DNA-binding protein translates to MADNTNNSQVRTLCQIRDVYRAIYDFELNFQQLYDLGLNEGMLLCSLNAQKYSSNELASVLGLSNSNTSKVIKSVEKKGLIRRIVGKEDKRQMYFALTDLGKKKLESIKCAEFDIPQTLESIIKR, encoded by the coding sequence ATGGCAGACAATACAAATAATTCGCAAGTAAGAACATTATGCCAGATCAGGGATGTGTATCGGGCTATTTATGACTTTGAGTTAAACTTTCAGCAATTATATGATCTTGGACTGAACGAAGGGATGCTGCTATGTTCGCTGAATGCTCAGAAATATTCATCCAATGAATTGGCTAGTGTATTGGGATTGAGCAATTCGAATACATCGAAAGTGATAAAATCGGTCGAAAAGAAAGGGCTTATCAGACGTATTGTAGGTAAGGAGGATAAGCGCCAGATGTATTTTGCTTTGACTGATCTGGGCAAGAAGAAACTTGAATCGATAAAATGTGCTGAGTTTGATATACCTCAAACACTAGAATCTATTATAAAAAGATAA
- a CDS encoding Abi-alpha family protein, producing the protein MVQKFFEQLPIDEIYKDLFQPGMKKAGEALATVVDGANLILLPLKLLNEKSRIYFKKNIELYSDKINKVEDLTLIQVPQYVGLPVIDKLTYLNQGDLANAFINLLSKASFEETLVFVHPAYIDILNRMSADEAIILSQIKDEECIPYIDINVRKNRKISDSETGINALRQKTEALMDNNCGDFELIKYLTGMEKDLNLNYPNNINIYLENLMLNGLLFYKKSYNRERVSVYQKLEEQYKEDIDNATLIINELYEKETKYKAEIIIQYGELRFTELGKGFLKVCIQDISENPIDQK; encoded by the coding sequence ATGGTACAAAAATTCTTTGAACAATTACCTATTGATGAAATATATAAGGACTTATTCCAACCAGGAATGAAGAAAGCAGGAGAAGCCTTAGCTACAGTCGTAGATGGTGCTAACTTAATTTTATTACCATTAAAATTACTAAATGAGAAATCTAGAATTTATTTTAAGAAGAATATAGAACTATATTCTGATAAAATAAATAAAGTTGAAGATTTAACCCTAATCCAAGTTCCTCAATATGTAGGTTTACCAGTGATTGATAAATTAACATATTTAAATCAAGGTGATTTAGCAAATGCTTTTATAAACTTATTAAGCAAAGCTTCTTTTGAAGAAACTTTAGTTTTTGTACATCCTGCATATATAGATATTCTAAATAGAATGTCAGCTGATGAAGCAATAATACTATCCCAGATTAAAGACGAAGAATGCATTCCCTATATAGATATTAATGTAAGAAAAAATAGAAAAATCTCTGATTCAGAAACTGGTATAAATGCTTTGAGGCAAAAAACAGAGGCTTTAATGGATAACAATTGTGGTGATTTTGAACTTATCAAATATCTAACAGGAATGGAGAAAGATTTAAATCTAAACTATCCTAATAATATAAATATATACCTAGAAAATTTAATGTTGAATGGGTTACTCTTTTATAAAAAATCGTATAACAGAGAAAGAGTATCTGTTTATCAAAAATTAGAAGAACAATATAAAGAGGATATAGATAATGCAACTTTAATTATAAATGAATTATATGAAAAGGAAACAAAATATAAGGCTGAGATTATAATTCAATATGGAGAATTGAGATTCACAGAGCTTGGTAAAGGTTTTCTAAAAGTATGTATTCAAGATATTAGTGAAAACCCTATTGATCAAAAATAA
- a CDS encoding SIR2 family protein — translation MNNKERLFELVRKEDVVLWIGAGFSKYAGYPMGGELAQIIYSNCTKEEKEVIGGNKALQDIANDFVNIRNGSRNQLLELLKENIIYNKPTSTEYHDLLSQIPHIKTIITTNYDTLLEDAYKERGQKIVIDSDVPYIKEDKTSIVKIHGDFTNSDKIVITKDDYTNFYNIDYNTPIWHLIKERIVTKTVVFIGYGMEDSNISAIFNKVSDTLGSNKKEMFFIAPNLPSLKQNELVRKGICYVNSTGEEFISGLIENINNNLLFDVERKYVSLDTANKYTVLNSGMYVGVKPVAEGNIIESLKPITGKALNQIFKFNLNDKNFSEKIMNSSITDEIVIPAELIMNPQMVINGIKHPLSDRLKEITLLPIPEKTFINFYFNDTDEFTDIPVDFYKGKGELKLKCRLKAGILTVLITLDTEKDEMKFSITSEHKDNGKLGRINDEILFYKLTLKLFEGNKMKLVTGNNFSISLDIPQMEFDKAIIRRLEYLERLKIIEKHYSVIFDNLVKITTADYKNVDLIYKNIVHNNILDNSEDGTISIETYNRSGRKDYKKDILKKDSFEAVNDKKQIANLHGHKLDIGYQYIKIEEPIYLNKERYISGKDKRLHVSCKANKCIVCFIESIE, via the coding sequence ATGAATAATAAAGAAAGACTTTTTGAATTAGTTCGTAAAGAAGATGTTGTATTATGGATTGGTGCAGGCTTTTCTAAATATGCAGGTTATCCTATGGGAGGAGAACTAGCTCAAATAATATATTCAAATTGCACAAAAGAAGAAAAAGAAGTTATTGGAGGTAATAAAGCACTCCAAGATATTGCTAATGATTTTGTAAATATAAGAAATGGCTCTAGGAATCAATTATTAGAGCTATTAAAAGAAAATATAATCTATAATAAACCTACATCTACAGAATACCATGATTTACTTTCTCAAATACCTCATATAAAAACTATTATAACAACAAATTATGATACTCTTTTAGAGGATGCTTATAAAGAAAGGGGACAAAAAATAGTTATTGATTCAGATGTTCCTTATATAAAAGAGGATAAAACTTCAATAGTAAAGATTCATGGGGATTTTACTAATTCAGATAAGATAGTTATAACCAAAGATGACTATACTAACTTCTATAATATTGATTATAATACCCCTATTTGGCATTTAATAAAAGAAAGGATTGTAACAAAGACAGTTGTGTTTATTGGCTATGGAATGGAAGATTCTAATATTTCAGCAATCTTTAATAAAGTCAGTGATACTCTAGGCAGCAATAAAAAAGAAATGTTTTTTATTGCCCCTAATCTCCCATCTCTCAAACAAAATGAATTAGTAAGGAAAGGTATTTGTTATGTAAATTCTACAGGAGAAGAGTTTATTAGTGGACTTATAGAGAATATAAATAACAATTTACTATTTGATGTTGAAAGAAAATATGTGTCGCTAGATACAGCCAATAAATATACAGTTCTCAATTCAGGGATGTATGTAGGTGTTAAACCTGTGGCAGAAGGTAATATTATTGAATCTTTAAAACCAATAACAGGAAAAGCTTTAAATCAAATTTTCAAATTTAATCTTAATGATAAAAACTTTTCTGAAAAGATAATGAACTCCTCTATCACTGATGAAATTGTAATTCCAGCTGAGTTAATAATGAATCCTCAAATGGTCATAAATGGAATTAAACATCCTTTATCTGACAGACTCAAAGAAATAACACTACTTCCTATACCAGAAAAAACTTTCATTAACTTTTATTTTAATGATACAGATGAATTCACAGATATACCTGTTGACTTTTATAAAGGAAAAGGAGAGTTGAAACTTAAATGTAGATTAAAAGCAGGAATATTGACTGTATTAATAACCTTAGATACTGAAAAAGATGAAATGAAATTCTCAATAACTTCAGAGCATAAAGATAATGGCAAATTAGGTAGAATTAATGATGAAATACTATTCTACAAACTCACATTAAAACTATTTGAAGGGAATAAGATGAAACTAGTTACAGGTAACAATTTCAGTATATCTTTAGACATTCCTCAAATGGAATTTGATAAAGCTATTATTAGAAGGCTTGAATATCTAGAGAGATTAAAAATAATAGAAAAACATTATTCTGTTATTTTTGACAATCTAGTTAAAATAACTACAGCAGATTATAAAAATGTAGATTTAATCTATAAAAATATTGTTCATAACAATATATTGGACAATTCAGAAGATGGCACAATCTCAATAGAGACTTATAATAGGTCAGGAAGAAAAGATTACAAAAAAGATATTTTAAAGAAAGATAGCTTTGAGGCTGTTAATGATAAAAAGCAAATAGCAAATCTACATGGGCATAAATTAGACATAGGCTATCAATACATAAAAATAGAAGAACCTATATATCTTAATAAAGAAAGATATATTTCTGGAAAAGACAAAAGATTACATGTTTCATGTAAAGCTAATAAATGTATTGTCTGTTTTATTGAGAGCATTGAATAA
- the istB gene encoding IS21-like element helper ATPase IstB, with protein MNNQTLDKLRQMRLFGMYEAFKTNLEGSIKETLTPDQFIAMLVNSEWDDRKNKSIARLIKLANFRYKASLEQLDYSVERGLDKNEVHRLASLDFIKEHKDLFITGSTGTGKSYLASALGFHACQMGYRVLYASTAKLMGQLKLAKAKGTNLTELKRIERTDLLILDDFGLQPFDSQARVTLLDIIEDRHGKRSTLITSQIPVKEWYDIIGEKTIADAVLDRIVHQSLRVELHGESLRRKKSNQECLYL; from the coding sequence ATGAACAATCAAACATTGGACAAGTTACGCCAGATGCGCTTATTTGGCATGTATGAAGCTTTTAAGACCAACCTGGAAGGCTCCATTAAAGAGACATTAACACCTGATCAGTTTATCGCTATGCTGGTAAACAGTGAATGGGATGACCGTAAGAATAAGTCCATAGCCAGGCTTATTAAACTGGCCAACTTCCGTTACAAGGCATCATTGGAACAACTGGACTACTCTGTAGAAAGGGGGCTGGATAAGAATGAAGTACACAGGCTGGCTTCTTTAGACTTTATCAAGGAACACAAGGATCTGTTTATTACAGGTAGTACGGGGACAGGCAAGAGCTATCTGGCATCTGCATTAGGCTTTCATGCCTGTCAGATGGGATACAGGGTGCTATACGCTTCAACAGCTAAATTGATGGGCCAGCTTAAACTGGCTAAAGCCAAAGGTACCAACCTGACTGAACTCAAGAGGATAGAAAGGACAGACCTGCTTATTTTGGATGATTTTGGATTGCAACCTTTTGACTCACAGGCAAGAGTTACATTGCTGGATATCATAGAAGACAGGCACGGGAAAAGGTCTACGCTGATTACATCCCAGATACCTGTCAAGGAATGGTATGACATTATAGGAGAGAAAACCATTGCGGATGCTGTATTGGACAGGATAGTACATCAATCACTGAGGGTTGAACTACATGGTGAATCACTCAGAAGAAAAAAATCTAATCAGGAATGTTTATATTTGTAA
- a CDS encoding trehalose-6-phosphate synthase — MKLIIISNRLPLKVVEEENEYKVVPSSGGLSTGLNSLETNMETHWIGWTGMYLDDLREQEKIDKQLADLNFHSVNLTPSQIENYYEGYSNSVIWPLSHYFFSNVRYNNDYWSVYKEVNALFCEKAMQIIEPSDIVWIQDYQLMLLPRMIRDRIPGVSIGYFHHIPFPSYELFRCLPERSDILNGLLGADLVAFHTHGYMRHFISAVYRVLKLDCNLDEIHLDDRIVDVDAFPMGINYDMYHNALLNPDIKKQADKLRGEFGNSKLILSVDRLDYSKGILMRLRCFEDFLANQPQYRGKVSLIMIVAPSRDNVDIYAKLKEDIDQKVGAINGKYATAGWQPINYFYRSFVFEEIAALYGNNTKIDPHPPI; from the coding sequence ATGAAGTTGATTATTATATCTAATAGATTACCACTGAAAGTAGTGGAAGAGGAAAATGAGTACAAGGTCGTTCCTAGCTCAGGTGGTCTTTCAACCGGACTGAACTCATTAGAGACAAATATGGAAACACATTGGATCGGTTGGACTGGAATGTATCTTGATGATCTGCGTGAACAAGAAAAAATAGACAAACAACTGGCTGATCTAAACTTTCATTCGGTAAATCTTACCCCTTCACAAATAGAAAATTATTATGAAGGATACAGTAACAGTGTAATTTGGCCGCTTTCTCATTATTTTTTTAGCAATGTAAGGTACAATAATGACTACTGGTCTGTATATAAGGAGGTGAATGCTTTATTCTGTGAAAAAGCAATGCAAATAATAGAACCTAGTGATATTGTTTGGATTCAGGACTATCAATTGATGCTTTTACCTCGAATGATAAGAGACCGAATACCTGGAGTCAGTATTGGTTATTTCCATCATATACCATTTCCTTCTTATGAATTATTTAGGTGCTTGCCCGAAAGAAGTGATATTTTAAACGGTCTGTTAGGTGCCGATCTTGTTGCTTTCCATACGCATGGATATATGAGACATTTCATTAGTGCTGTTTACCGGGTACTGAAATTAGATTGTAACCTCGATGAAATTCATTTAGATGACAGAATCGTAGATGTGGATGCTTTTCCAATGGGAATAAACTATGATATGTATCACAATGCTTTACTAAATCCGGATATAAAGAAGCAAGCTGATAAACTACGAGGTGAGTTTGGTAACAGCAAGCTTATATTATCTGTAGATAGGCTCGACTATAGTAAAGGTATTCTTATGCGTTTAAGGTGTTTTGAAGACTTTCTGGCGAACCAACCCCAATACAGAGGAAAGGTTAGCCTCATTATGATTGTCGCTCCATCAAGAGACAATGTTGATATTTATGCAAAACTGAAAGAAGATATAGACCAGAAGGTGGGAGCTATCAATGGTAAGTATGCGACAGCAGGATGGCAACCAATCAATTATTTTTATAGGTCATTCGTCTTCGAAGAGATCGCCGCTTTATATGGAAATAACACTAAAATAGACCCCCATCCGCCAATCTAA
- the trxA gene encoding thioredoxin, protein MKYTILLPLVALLLISCNNTAETKSQTKETIKKEDKMTTIHLTKAEFLSKVANFETNPTEWKYLGDKPALIDFYADWCGPCKAIAPVLDELAAEYGGRIYIYKINTETEPELASAFGIRSIPSLLFVPMTGQPQMGAGALPKQQLKEAIDNLLLKE, encoded by the coding sequence ATGAAGTATACAATACTACTTCCACTTGTGGCATTATTGCTTATTTCTTGTAATAACACAGCTGAGACAAAAAGTCAAACAAAAGAAACAATTAAAAAAGAAGATAAAATGACAACAATACATTTAACAAAAGCAGAATTCTTGTCAAAAGTTGCTAATTTTGAAACAAATCCTACTGAATGGAAATATTTAGGGGATAAACCGGCATTGATTGATTTCTATGCTGATTGGTGTGGCCCTTGTAAAGCTATAGCTCCGGTGCTGGATGAATTGGCCGCAGAATACGGAGGTCGTATATATATTTATAAGATAAATACGGAAACTGAACCTGAACTAGCGTCTGCGTTTGGGATAAGAAGCATACCTTCTTTACTGTTTGTTCCGATGACCGGACAACCTCAAATGGGTGCAGGAGCATTACCAAAACAGCAACTGAAGGAGGCTATTGATAATCTTTTATTAAAAGAGTAA
- a CDS encoding TIGR00341 family protein — protein sequence MYNFIRKVVTYVSLQKQTEDFEEIHNSITQGISFKGTNIWILVCAIIIASVGLNTNSTAVIIGAMLISPLMGPINGMGYSIAIHDFGLLRQSLKNFGFAVLASLIASTVYFSITPVHTAHSELLARTSPTIYDVLIALFGGFAGIIAISSKQKGNVIPGVAIATALMPPLCTAGYGLATLQFSFFYGAFYLFTINTVCIAYASVLISQMLKFPIRDTNISETRKNRINQGLSIVLIIIILPSIYLGYRMSQNEKFRVNAEKYTRYVGIYKGNYLLNNEVAANRKEINLVYGGSSLTEEDKDAIIGQASLFSLDDAKITIEQGLAIDNDIAKDRLKAQSEEERSRQQIVRLNVEIADYKQKIDSIQSQYLIGKQLLSELTPLYPHIESCSYAQSYIYTQNDTLHRAKTGVFMITSKRILPKNDQEKIKNWLMKRLNEKEIRVYFDRIN from the coding sequence ATGTATAACTTCATACGAAAAGTAGTCACTTACGTTAGTCTGCAAAAGCAAACCGAAGACTTTGAAGAAATCCATAATTCGATAACACAGGGTATTTCGTTCAAGGGGACGAATATATGGATATTAGTTTGCGCGATAATCATAGCATCCGTAGGGCTTAATACCAATTCAACCGCTGTGATAATAGGAGCCATGCTTATTTCTCCACTGATGGGGCCAATCAATGGAATGGGTTACAGTATTGCTATTCATGATTTTGGATTGCTTCGTCAGTCATTAAAGAACTTTGGTTTTGCGGTGCTGGCCAGCCTTATAGCATCCACTGTTTATTTTTCGATAACCCCCGTTCATACAGCCCATTCAGAGCTTTTAGCCCGAACCAGTCCGACGATTTATGATGTTTTAATTGCTCTATTTGGTGGATTTGCGGGTATTATAGCAATCAGCAGTAAGCAGAAAGGAAATGTTATTCCCGGTGTTGCTATTGCTACGGCCTTGATGCCACCTCTCTGTACAGCCGGCTACGGTTTAGCTACGCTCCAATTTTCTTTTTTCTATGGAGCATTCTATCTGTTTACCATCAACACTGTTTGTATTGCTTATGCTTCGGTTTTAATTTCTCAAATGTTGAAGTTTCCGATCAGAGATACCAACATAAGTGAGACAAGAAAGAATCGTATCAATCAGGGCTTATCAATCGTTCTTATTATAATCATATTGCCCAGTATATATTTGGGTTACCGGATGTCCCAGAATGAGAAATTCAGAGTAAATGCCGAAAAATATACACGTTATGTAGGAATATACAAAGGGAATTATTTATTAAACAATGAGGTTGCTGCAAACAGGAAAGAAATTAATTTGGTATACGGCGGATCTTCGTTGACAGAAGAAGACAAAGATGCAATTATCGGTCAGGCAAGCTTATTCTCTTTAGATGATGCGAAAATAACAATAGAACAAGGGTTGGCCATAGATAATGATATAGCTAAGGATAGACTAAAAGCTCAGTCTGAAGAAGAGAGGTCCCGGCAACAAATAGTCCGCTTAAATGTAGAAATTGCTGATTATAAACAAAAAATAGACAGTATACAAAGCCAATATCTTATAGGCAAACAATTACTGTCTGAGTTGACTCCTTTATACCCTCATATAGAGAGTTGTTCGTATGCCCAATCATATATCTATACCCAGAATGATACTTTGCATAGAGCGAAAACTGGTGTATTTATGATCACATCTAAACGCATTCTTCCAAAGAACGATCAGGAGAAAATAAAGAATTGGCTAATGAAAAGATTAAATGAAAAAGAAATTAGGGTCTATTTTGACAGAATTAATTGA